A window of the Pseudomonas fluorescens genome harbors these coding sequences:
- the recO gene encoding DNA repair protein RecO — translation MSQNPPPAQPAYVLHSRAYRETSALVDFLTPQGRLRAVLRSARGKAGTLARPFVPLEVEFRGKGELKNVGRMESVGSATWMVGEALFSGLYLNELLIRLLPAEDPHPAVFDHYAATLLALAEGRPLEPLLRSFEWRLLDDLGYGFSLNTDINDEPIAADGLYRLQVDAGLERVYLLQPGLFNGTELLAMAEADWSAPGALSAAKRLMRQALAVHLGGRPLVSRELFRKP, via the coding sequence ATGTCGCAAAACCCGCCTCCCGCCCAGCCCGCCTACGTCCTCCACTCCCGCGCCTACCGCGAAACCAGCGCCCTGGTGGACTTCCTCACGCCGCAAGGTCGGCTGCGGGCGGTATTGCGCAGTGCGCGGGGCAAGGCCGGGACGCTGGCGCGACCATTCGTGCCGCTGGAAGTGGAGTTTCGCGGCAAGGGTGAGTTGAAGAATGTCGGGCGAATGGAAAGCGTCGGCAGCGCAACGTGGATGGTCGGCGAGGCGCTGTTCAGCGGCCTGTATCTCAATGAACTGCTGATTCGCCTGTTGCCAGCCGAAGACCCGCACCCGGCGGTGTTCGATCATTACGCCGCGACCTTGCTGGCATTGGCCGAAGGCCGGCCGCTGGAGCCACTACTGCGTTCCTTCGAATGGCGGCTGCTCGACGACCTTGGTTACGGTTTCTCCCTGAACACCGACATCAATGACGAGCCTATCGCTGCGGACGGTCTCTACCGCTTGCAGGTGGATGCCGGACTCGAGCGGGTCTATCTGCTGCAACCCGGCCTGTTCAATGGCACCGAACTGCTGGCCATGGCCGAAGCCGACTGGTCGGCCCCCGGCGCATTGTCCGCCGCCAAGCGCTTGATGCGACAAGCGCTGGCCGTGCATCTGGGCGGTCGTCCCCTCGTCAGTCGCGAGCTGTTTCGCAAGCCCTGA
- the pdxJ gene encoding pyridoxine 5'-phosphate synthase codes for MTTSNRILLGVNIDHVATLRQARGTRYPDPVKAALDAEEAGADGITVHLREDRRHIQERDVLLLKDVLQTRMNFEMGVTEEMMAFAERIRPAHICLVPETRQELTTEGGLDVAGQEERIRAAVERLSKIGSEVSLFIDADERQIAASKRVGAPAIELHTGRYADAETPTEVAEELKRVADGVAFGLAQGLIVNAGHGLHYHNVEAVAAIKGINELNIGHALVAHALFVGFKSAVSEMKALILAAAKH; via the coding sequence GTGACCACCAGCAATCGCATTCTTCTTGGCGTGAACATCGACCACGTCGCCACCCTGCGTCAGGCCCGTGGCACGCGCTATCCGGATCCGGTCAAGGCTGCGCTGGACGCGGAAGAGGCGGGCGCCGACGGCATCACTGTGCACCTGCGCGAAGACCGTCGACACATTCAGGAACGCGACGTGCTGTTGCTCAAGGATGTGCTGCAAACCCGCATGAACTTCGAAATGGGCGTCACCGAAGAAATGATGGCGTTCGCCGAGCGCATTCGTCCGGCGCACATCTGCCTGGTGCCGGAAACCCGTCAGGAATTGACCACCGAAGGCGGTCTGGATGTGGCGGGGCAGGAAGAGCGGATCAGGGCGGCGGTCGAGCGTCTGTCGAAGATCGGCAGCGAGGTATCGCTGTTCATCGACGCCGACGAGCGGCAGATCGCTGCGTCGAAACGTGTCGGCGCACCGGCCATCGAGCTGCACACCGGGCGTTACGCCGATGCCGAAACTCCGACCGAAGTGGCTGAAGAGCTCAAGCGTGTTGCGGATGGCGTGGCCTTCGGTCTGGCCCAGGGCCTGATCGTCAATGCCGGCCACGGCCTGCACTATCACAACGTCGAGGCTGTAGCCGCGATCAAGGGCATCAATGAGCTGAACATCGGCCATGCGCTGGTGGCGCACGCGTTGTTCGTCGGCTTCAAGTCGGCGGTGTCGGAGATGAAAGCGCTGATTCTGGCGGCTGCCAAACACTAA
- the mltF gene encoding membrane-bound lytic murein transglycosylase MltF — MFSPTALRPRYAKWLIATGLFLMLSGCVDKPNTLERVKEDGVLRVVTRNSPATYFQDRSGETGFEYELVKRFADDLGVELKIETADNLDDLFNQIGKPNGPVLAAAGLVSSEQRKKQVRFSRSYLEVTPQIIYRNGQSRPTDAGDLVGKKIMVLKGSTHAEQLAELKQKYPAIQYEESDAVEVVDLLRMVDEGQIDLTLVDSNEVAMNQVYFTNIRVAFDLGDARSQSWAVAAGEDNSLLNEINSYLDKVQKNGTLQRLKDRYYGHVDVLGYMGATTFAQHLQQRLPKYEQHFKAYAKKEKVDWRLLAAIGYQESLWQPAVTSKTGVRGLMMLTQNTAQAMGVSNRLDPKQSIMGGAKYLAYMKDQLDESIQEPDRTWFALAAYNVGSGHLDDARKLAAKEGLNPDKWLDVKKILPRLSQKQWYSKTRYGYARGGEPVHFVANIRRYYDILTWVTQPQLEGDQVAEGNLHVPGIDKSKPAQEPAPL; from the coding sequence ATGTTTTCCCCAACGGCTTTGCGTCCGCGGTACGCCAAATGGCTGATCGCTACCGGACTCTTCCTGATGCTCAGTGGCTGTGTTGATAAACCCAACACACTCGAGCGCGTAAAGGAGGATGGCGTGCTGCGGGTGGTCACCCGAAACAGCCCCGCCACCTACTTTCAGGATCGCAGCGGTGAAACCGGCTTCGAATACGAGCTGGTGAAGCGCTTCGCCGACGATTTGGGTGTCGAGCTGAAGATCGAAACTGCCGACAACCTCGACGACCTGTTCAACCAGATCGGCAAGCCGAACGGCCCGGTACTGGCGGCCGCCGGTCTGGTCAGCAGCGAACAGCGCAAGAAACAGGTGCGCTTCTCCCGCTCCTACCTCGAAGTCACCCCGCAGATCATCTATCGCAACGGCCAGTCACGCCCCACCGACGCCGGCGATCTGGTGGGCAAGAAGATCATGGTGCTCAAGGGCAGCACCCACGCCGAACAACTGGCGGAACTGAAACAGAAATATCCCGCCATTCAATACGAAGAATCCGACGCCGTTGAAGTGGTCGACCTGCTGCGCATGGTCGATGAAGGTCAGATCGACCTGACCCTGGTCGATTCCAACGAAGTGGCGATGAACCAGGTGTACTTCACCAACATCCGCGTGGCCTTCGACCTCGGCGATGCCCGCAGCCAGAGCTGGGCCGTGGCCGCCGGTGAAGACAACAGCCTGCTCAACGAGATCAACAGTTATCTGGACAAGGTGCAGAAGAACGGCACCCTGCAACGTCTGAAAGACCGTTACTACGGCCACGTCGACGTCCTCGGCTACATGGGCGCCACCACCTTCGCCCAGCATTTGCAGCAGCGGCTGCCCAAATACGAACAGCACTTCAAGGCCTACGCCAAGAAAGAAAAAGTCGACTGGCGCCTGCTGGCGGCCATCGGTTATCAGGAATCGCTGTGGCAACCGGCGGTCACGTCGAAGACCGGCGTGCGCGGTCTGATGATGCTGACCCAGAACACCGCCCAGGCCATGGGCGTGTCCAACCGCCTCGATCCGAAACAGAGCATCATGGGTGGCGCCAAGTACCTGGCCTACATGAAGGATCAGCTCGACGAATCGATTCAGGAACCGGATCGCACCTGGTTTGCTCTTGCGGCCTACAACGTCGGCAGCGGTCATCTGGATGACGCACGCAAGCTGGCGGCCAAGGAAGGGCTGAACCCGGACAAGTGGCTGGATGTGAAAAAGATCCTGCCGCGCCTGTCGCAGAAACAGTGGTACAGCAAGACCCGCTACGGCTACGCCCGCGGCGGCGAACCGGTGCATTTCGTGGCGAACATCCGTCGCTACTACGACATTCTCACCTGGGTGACCCAGCCGCAGCTTGAAGGTGATCAGGTGGCCGAGGGCAACCTGCATGTGCCGGGGATCGACAAATCGAAACCGGCTCAAGAACCCGCCCCGCTTTAA
- the purL gene encoding phosphoribosylformylglycinamidine synthase, which produces MLILRGAPALSAFRHSKLLEQLSQKVPAVSGLYAEFAHFAEVTGVLTGDEQQVLARLLKYGPSVPVQEPTGRLFLVLPRFGTISPWSSKASDIARNCGLSKIQRLERGIAFYVAGQFSEAEAQQIADVLHDRMTQIVLANLEQAAGLFSHAEPKPLTAIDILGGGRAALEKANVELGLALAEDEIDYLVNAFNGLKRNPHDIELMMFAQANSEHCRHKIFNASWDIDGESQEKSLFGMIKNTYQMHSEGVLSAYKDNASVIVGNVAGRFFPDPETRQYGAVQEPVHILMKVETHNHPTAIAPFPGASTGSGGEIRDEGATGRGAKPKAGLTGFTVSNLQIPGFEQPWEVPYGKPERIVNALDIMIEGPLGGAAFNNEFGRPALTGYFRTFEQSISTPHGDEVRGYHKPIMLAGGMGNIREEHVKKGEIVVGSKLIVLGGPAMLIGLGGGAASSMATGTSSADLDFASVQRENPEMERRCQEVIDRCWQLGDKNPISFIHDVGAGGLSNAFPELVNDGDRGGRFELRNIPNDEPGMAPHEIWSNESQERYVLAVGPADFERFKAICERERCPFAVVGEATAEPQLTVTDSHFGNNPVDMPLEVLLGKAPRMHRSVVREAELGDDFDPSNLDIGESIERVLHHPAVASKSFLITIGDRTITGLVARDQMVGPWQVPVADVAVTATSFDVYTGEAMAMGERTPLALLDAPASGRMAIGETLTNIAASRINKLSDIKLSANWMSAAGHPGEDARLYDTVKAVGMELCPELGITIPVGKDSMSMATRWNDNGEDKTVTSPMSLIVTGFAPVSDIRQTLTPELRMDKGTTDLILIDLGRGQNRMGASILAQVHGKLGKQAPDVDDAEDLKAFFAVIQGLNADGHLLAYHDRSDGGLLTSVVEMAFAGHCGLSLNLDSVAESSAEIAAILFNEELGAVIQVRQDATPDILAQFSAAGLGDCVSVIGQPINNGQINITFNGDTVFEGQRRLLQRQWAETSYQIQRLRDNADCAEQEFDALLEEDNPGLSVKLSYDVNQDIAAPYIKKGIRPQVAVLREQGVNGQVEMAAAFDRAGFNAIDVHMSDILAGRVDLNEFKGLVACGGFSYGDVLGAGEGWAKSALFNSRARDAFQGFFERNDSFTLGVCNGCQMMSNLHELIPGSEFWPHFVRNRSEQFEARVAMVQVQESNSIFLQGMAGSRMPIAIAHGEGHAEFESEEALLEADLSGCVAMRFVDNHGKVTEAYPANPNGSPRGITGLTSRDGRVTIMMPHPERVFRAVQNSWRSEDWNEDAPWMRMFRNARVWVN; this is translated from the coding sequence ATGTTGATCCTGCGCGGCGCTCCTGCCCTTTCTGCCTTTCGCCACAGCAAACTCCTTGAGCAACTGAGCCAGAAGGTTCCGGCTGTCAGTGGCTTGTATGCTGAATTCGCTCACTTCGCCGAAGTCACTGGCGTCCTGACCGGCGACGAACAGCAGGTGCTTGCGCGCCTTCTGAAGTACGGTCCAAGCGTTCCGGTTCAAGAGCCGACCGGTCGTCTGTTCCTGGTGTTGCCGCGTTTCGGCACCATCTCGCCATGGTCGAGCAAGGCCAGCGACATCGCCCGCAACTGCGGCCTGAGCAAGATCCAGCGCCTGGAGCGCGGCATCGCGTTCTACGTTGCCGGTCAGTTCAGCGAAGCCGAAGCGCAGCAGATTGCAGACGTACTGCATGACCGCATGACCCAGATCGTTCTGGCCAACCTCGAGCAGGCCGCCGGTCTGTTCAGCCACGCCGAACCGAAGCCGCTGACCGCCATCGACATCCTCGGCGGCGGTCGCGCCGCGCTGGAAAAAGCCAACGTCGAACTGGGCCTGGCCCTGGCCGAAGACGAGATCGACTACCTGGTCAACGCCTTCAACGGTCTCAAGCGCAACCCGCACGACATCGAACTGATGATGTTCGCCCAGGCCAACTCCGAGCACTGCCGCCACAAGATCTTCAACGCCAGTTGGGATATTGACGGCGAGAGCCAGGAAAAAAGCCTGTTCGGCATGATCAAGAACACCTATCAGATGCACAGCGAAGGCGTGCTGTCCGCTTACAAGGACAACGCTTCGGTGATCGTCGGCAACGTCGCCGGCCGCTTCTTCCCGGATCCGGAAACCCGCCAGTACGGCGCGGTGCAAGAGCCGGTGCACATCCTGATGAAGGTTGAAACCCACAACCACCCGACCGCGATCGCTCCGTTCCCGGGCGCGTCCACCGGTTCCGGTGGCGAGATCCGCGACGAAGGTGCAACCGGTCGTGGCGCCAAGCCGAAGGCCGGCCTGACCGGCTTCACCGTGTCGAACCTGCAGATCCCAGGCTTCGAACAGCCGTGGGAAGTGCCGTACGGCAAGCCTGAGCGCATCGTCAACGCGCTGGACATCATGATCGAAGGCCCGCTGGGCGGCGCCGCGTTCAACAACGAATTCGGTCGTCCGGCCCTGACCGGTTATTTCCGTACCTTCGAACAGTCGATCAGCACTCCGCACGGTGATGAAGTTCGCGGTTACCACAAGCCGATCATGCTCGCTGGCGGCATGGGCAACATCCGTGAAGAGCACGTCAAGAAGGGCGAGATCGTCGTCGGCTCCAAGCTGATCGTGCTCGGCGGCCCGGCGATGCTGATCGGTCTGGGCGGCGGCGCTGCTTCCTCCATGGCCACCGGCACCAGCTCGGCGGATCTGGACTTCGCTTCCGTGCAGCGTGAAAACCCTGAAATGGAACGTCGCTGCCAGGAAGTCATCGACCGTTGCTGGCAGTTGGGCGACAAGAACCCGATCAGCTTCATCCACGACGTGGGTGCGGGCGGTCTGTCCAACGCCTTCCCGGAACTGGTCAACGACGGCGACCGCGGTGGCCGTTTCGAACTGCGCAACATTCCAAACGACGAGCCGGGCATGGCCCCGCACGAAATCTGGTCCAACGAATCCCAGGAACGTTACGTTCTGGCGGTCGGTCCGGCCGACTTCGAGCGCTTCAAGGCGATCTGCGAACGTGAGCGTTGCCCGTTCGCCGTTGTCGGTGAAGCTACTGCCGAGCCGCAACTGACCGTGACCGACAGCCACTTCGGCAACAACCCGGTGGACATGCCACTGGAAGTGTTGCTGGGCAAGGCACCGCGCATGCACCGTTCGGTGGTTCGCGAAGCCGAGCTGGGCGATGACTTCGATCCGTCGAACCTCGACATCGGCGAAAGCATCGAGCGCGTCCTGCACCACCCGGCCGTGGCGAGCAAAAGCTTCCTGATCACCATCGGCGACCGCACCATCACCGGCCTCGTGGCCCGTGACCAGATGGTCGGCCCATGGCAGGTTCCGGTGGCCGACGTTGCCGTCACTGCCACCAGCTTCGACGTCTACACCGGTGAAGCGATGGCGATGGGCGAGCGTACTCCGCTTGCGCTGCTGGACGCTCCGGCGTCGGGCCGCATGGCCATCGGCGAAACCCTGACCAACATTGCCGCCTCGCGCATCAACAAGCTCTCCGACATCAAACTGTCGGCGAACTGGATGTCCGCTGCCGGCCACCCGGGTGAAGACGCGCGTCTGTACGACACCGTGAAAGCGGTCGGCATGGAACTGTGCCCTGAGCTGGGCATCACCATTCCGGTCGGCAAGGACTCGATGTCCATGGCTACCCGCTGGAACGACAACGGCGAAGACAAGACCGTTACCTCGCCGATGTCCCTGATCGTGACCGGTTTCGCGCCAGTGTCTGACATCCGTCAGACCCTGACTCCGGAACTGCGCATGGACAAGGGCACCACCGACCTGATCCTGATCGACCTCGGTCGCGGCCAGAACCGCATGGGTGCCTCGATCCTCGCCCAGGTTCACGGCAAGCTCGGCAAGCAGGCTCCGGACGTCGATGACGCCGAAGACCTGAAAGCGTTCTTCGCAGTGATCCAGGGCCTCAACGCCGACGGTCACCTGCTGGCTTACCACGACCGTTCCGACGGTGGTCTGCTGACCTCCGTGGTGGAAATGGCCTTTGCCGGTCACTGCGGTCTGAGCCTGAACCTGGACAGCGTTGCTGAATCCTCGGCAGAAATCGCCGCCATCCTGTTCAACGAAGAACTGGGTGCCGTGATCCAGGTTCGCCAGGACGCCACCCCGGACATCCTCGCGCAATTCAGCGCGGCCGGTCTGGGCGACTGCGTTTCGGTGATCGGTCAGCCGATCAACAACGGCCAGATCAACATCACCTTCAACGGTGACACCGTGTTCGAAGGCCAGCGTCGTCTGCTGCAACGTCAGTGGGCCGAGACCAGCTACCAGATCCAGCGTCTGCGCGACAACGCCGACTGCGCCGAGCAAGAGTTCGATGCACTGCTGGAAGAAGACAACCCGGGCCTGAGCGTCAAGCTGAGCTACGACGTCAACCAGGACATCGCCGCGCCTTACATCAAGAAAGGCATCCGCCCACAGGTTGCCGTGCTGCGTGAGCAGGGCGTCAACGGTCAGGTGGAAATGGCGGCAGCGTTCGACCGCGCCGGTTTCAACGCGATCGACGTGCACATGAGCGACATTCTGGCCGGCCGTGTCGACCTGAACGAGTTCAAAGGTCTGGTGGCCTGCGGTGGTTTCTCCTACGGCGACGTTCTCGGCGCCGGTGAAGGCTGGGCCAAGTCCGCGCTGTTCAACAGCCGTGCGCGCGATGCGTTCCAGGGCTTCTTCGAGCGTAACGACAGCTTCACCCTCGGCGTGTGTAACGGTTGCCAGATGATGTCCAACCTGCACGAGCTGATCCCGGGCAGCGAGTTCTGGCCGCACTTCGTGCGCAACCGCTCCGAGCAGTTCGAAGCGCGCGTGGCGATGGTTCAGGTTCAGGAGTCGAACTCGATCTTCCTGCAGGGCATGGCCGGTTCGCGCATGCCGATCGCCATCGCTCACGGTGAAGGCCATGCCGAATTCGAAAGCGAAGAGGCACTGCTCGAGGCCGATCTGTCCGGTTGCGTGGCGATGCGTTTCGTCGACAACCACGGCAAGGTCACCGAAGCCTACCCGGCCAACCCGAACGGTTCGCCGCGCGGGATCACCGGCCTCACCAGCCGCGACGGTCGCGTGACGATCATGATGCCGCACCCGGAGCGTGTGTTCCGTGCCGTGCAGAACTCGTGGCGTTCGGAAGACTGGAACGAAGACGCACCTTGGATGCGTATGTTCCGTAATGCTCGTGTGTGGGTGAACTAA
- a CDS encoding Nif3-like dinuclear metal center hexameric protein, whose translation MYKLAFFVPDSHVEVVKEAVFAAGGGRIGDYDHCAWQVLGSGQFRPLDGSQPFIGEAGRVERVEEWKVELVVGDELIRGVVAALKASHPYETPAYEVWRLEKF comes from the coding sequence GTGTACAAGCTCGCGTTTTTTGTTCCCGACAGTCATGTCGAGGTGGTCAAGGAGGCTGTATTCGCTGCCGGTGGCGGGCGGATCGGTGACTATGACCACTGTGCGTGGCAGGTGCTTGGATCTGGTCAGTTTCGGCCTTTGGACGGGAGTCAGCCGTTTATTGGTGAGGCGGGGCGGGTTGAGCGGGTCGAGGAGTGGAAGGTTGAGCTTGTTGTTGGCGATGAGTTGATTCGTGGGGTGGTAGCGGCTTTGAAGGCTAGCCATCCTTACGAGACGCCGGCTTATGAGGTTTGGCGGTTGGAGAAGTTTTGA
- the nagE gene encoding N-acetylglucosamine-specific PTS transporter subunit IIBC has translation MYQLFIEGLQRLGRALMLPIAILPIAGLLLRLGDTDLLNIAIIHDAGQVIFANLAMIFAIGIAVGFARDNNGTAGLAGVIGYLVMISTLKVLDASINMGMLAGIVSGLMAGALYNRFKDIKLPEYLAFFGGRRFVPIVTGFSAVGLGVLFGYIWPPIQHGINSFGTLLMESGSFGAFVFGVFNRLLIVTGLHHILNNMAWFVFGNFTDPSTGALVTGDLSRYFAGDPKGGQFMTGMFPVMIFGLPAACLAMYRNALPERRKVMGGIFLSMALTAFLTGVTEPIEFAFMFLAPLLFLLHALLTGLSMAITNALNIHLGFTFSGGFIDMVLGWGRSTNGWLVVPVGLAYAVIYYAVFDFCIRRFNLKTPGREDVATADKAVLTENERAGAYIKALGGAENLVTVGACTTRLRLEMVDRNKASDADLKALGAMAVVRPGKGGSLQVVVGPMADSIADEIRLAMPALGRAVVTAPVAVVETSEPVAVSTPQAQQWLTALGGSDNVLQMDCIAMSRIRLQLADGKALSESRLKELGCLGVSALEDGVWHLLVGERAQSLSAALEGLVNRSEVSAKV, from the coding sequence ATGTACCAACTCTTCATCGAAGGCCTGCAACGCCTCGGCCGGGCGCTGATGCTGCCGATCGCGATCCTGCCGATCGCCGGCCTGCTGCTGCGCCTGGGCGACACTGACCTGCTGAACATCGCGATCATCCACGACGCCGGCCAGGTGATATTCGCCAACCTGGCAATGATCTTCGCCATCGGCATCGCAGTCGGTTTCGCCCGGGACAACAACGGCACCGCCGGCCTCGCCGGGGTGATCGGTTACCTGGTGATGATCTCCACCCTCAAGGTGCTCGACGCCAGCATCAACATGGGCATGCTCGCCGGGATCGTCAGCGGCCTGATGGCCGGCGCGCTGTACAACCGCTTCAAGGACATCAAGTTGCCGGAGTACCTGGCGTTCTTCGGCGGCCGGCGTTTCGTGCCCATCGTCACCGGTTTCAGCGCGGTCGGCCTGGGCGTGCTGTTCGGCTACATCTGGCCGCCGATCCAGCACGGCATCAACAGCTTCGGCACCCTGCTGATGGAAAGCGGCAGCTTCGGCGCCTTCGTCTTCGGCGTGTTCAACCGCCTGCTGATCGTCACCGGCCTGCACCACATCCTCAACAACATGGCGTGGTTCGTGTTCGGTAACTTTACCGACCCGAGCACGGGCGCACTGGTCACCGGTGACCTGTCCCGCTACTTCGCCGGCGACCCGAAAGGTGGCCAGTTCATGACCGGCATGTTCCCGGTGATGATCTTCGGCCTCCCCGCCGCCTGCCTGGCGATGTACCGCAACGCCCTGCCGGAGCGGCGCAAAGTCATGGGCGGGATCTTCCTGTCGATGGCCCTGACCGCCTTCCTCACCGGCGTCACCGAACCCATCGAATTCGCCTTCATGTTCCTCGCACCGCTGCTGTTCCTGCTGCATGCGCTGCTGACCGGATTGTCGATGGCAATCACCAACGCACTGAACATCCACCTGGGCTTCACCTTCTCCGGCGGTTTCATCGACATGGTCCTGGGTTGGGGACGCTCGACCAACGGCTGGCTGGTGGTGCCGGTGGGCCTGGCGTATGCCGTCATCTACTACGCGGTGTTCGATTTCTGCATCCGCCGCTTCAACCTGAAAACCCCGGGACGCGAAGACGTCGCCACCGCCGACAAAGCGGTCCTGACCGAAAACGAACGCGCCGGCGCTTACATCAAGGCACTCGGTGGTGCGGAGAATCTGGTTACGGTTGGCGCGTGCACCACGCGGCTGCGACTGGAAATGGTCGATCGCAATAAAGCCTCCGATGCGGACCTGAAAGCTCTGGGCGCAATGGCTGTTGTGCGTCCGGGCAAGGGTGGAAGTTTGCAGGTGGTTGTCGGACCGATGGCCGACAGCATTGCCGACGAAATCCGCCTGGCGATGCCTGCATTGGGCCGTGCAGTGGTGACTGCCCCCGTCGCAGTTGTCGAAACCAGCGAACCCGTCGCAGTCTCCACACCCCAGGCACAGCAATGGCTGACCGCCCTGGGCGGCAGCGACAACGTGCTGCAAATGGATTGCATCGCCATGAGCCGGATTCGCCTGCAACTGGCCGATGGCAAGGCGCTGTCGGAAAGCCGGTTGAAAGAGCTTGGATGTCTGGGTGTGAGCGCGCTGGAAGATGGCGTTTGGCACTTGCTGGTGGGCGAGCGGGCGCAGAGCTTGAGTGCGGCGTTGGAGGGGTTGGTTAATCGGAGTGAGGTGAGTGCGAAGGTTTAG